From a region of the Sminthopsis crassicaudata isolate SCR6 chromosome 6, ASM4859323v1, whole genome shotgun sequence genome:
- the LOC141547692 gene encoding olfactory receptor 10AG1-like produces the protein MKTNMGETNLTVVMEFILLGFSDIPRLEGFLFVLFLIIYMSILIGNGLIILITKIDPTLQTPMYFFIGNLSFLEICYTSVTIPRLLSNLWSQRRNISFLACAIQLTAFLIMGATECFLLAVMSYDRYVAICKPLHYPVIMSHNKCIKLVVGSWISGIPLQIGQTCQIFSLPLCGSNKLNHVFCDIPPLLKLACGDTSINEFSVYADVLILAMIPFLLILWSYSKIINTILKMPSATGRSKAFSTCSSHLIVVGLFFGSAIITYLRPKSIHSAEADKILSLFYTIVTPMFNPMIYSLRNKDVIAALKKLLPK, from the coding sequence ATGAAGACAAATATGGGAGAAACAAATCTTACAGTTGTGATGGAATTCATTCTCTTGGGATTTTCTGATATTCCTAGGCTTGAGGGTTTTCTTTTTGTGTTATTCTTGATCATTTACATGAGTATTCTGATTGGAAATGgtcttattattttaattaccAAGATAGATCCCACTCTCCAAACACCTATGTATTTTTTCATTGGAAATTTGTCCTTCTTAGAAATCTGTTACACATCAGTAACTATACCAAGACTGCTTTCAAACCTTTGGAGTCagagaagaaatatttctttccttgcttGTGCTATACAACTTACTGCCTTTCTTATTATGGGAGCCACTGAGTGTTTCCTATTAGCTGTGATGTCTTATGATCGTTATGTGGCCATCTGTAAGCCACTCCACTATCCTGTTATCATGAGCCACAATAAATGTATCAAGCTGGTGGTTGGCTCCTGGATTAGTGGGATTCCACTCCAAATAGGACAGACATGTCAAATTTTTTCTTTGCCCTTGTGTGGTTCTAACAAACTTAATCATGTATTCTGTGACATCCCACCATTACTGAAATTGGCATGTGGAGACACATCTATAAATGAGTTTTCTGTCTATGCTGATGTCCTGATATTAGCCATGATTCCTTTCCTATTGATACTATGGTCATATAGCAAAATCATTAACACAATCCTAAAAATGCCATCAGCCACTGGAAGATCCAAAGCATTCTCTACATGTTCCTCTCACCTGATCGTTGTAGGCTTATTCTTTGGCTCAGCTATCATCACATATTTGCGACCTAAATCCATTCATTCAGCAGAAGCAGATAAAATTCTCTCACTTTTCTATACTATTGTGACTCCCATGTTTAATCCTATGATATACAGTCTGAGAAACAAAGATGTCATTGCTGCGCTGAAGAAATTATTACCTAAGTGA